Proteins encoded in a region of the Planococcus citri chromosome 1, ihPlaCitr1.1, whole genome shotgun sequence genome:
- the LOC135843217 gene encoding uncharacterized protein LOC135843217 — translation MTPSTTVTSTTFSLTPPITSISTATSGTTASTSASGLPPLFSTMPFNRVTLPDFLHSNPSLWFTLADRQFRTHKVTDPDEILGILCTKLPPDVVARACDILQSNESADSTLAKLKARIISLYNVSDEEKLDELLKNVSLGTKKPSVLLTEMRLLAGQCPNEDLLKRLWLRRLPPRMQEHLSIHKVPLDSLAVMADSLHAVMLPSIGSIASLTPQPEPSPQPNAPPQLSSFEQMLSKKIEELTAQVAALTAHTAQISAVTIQNQRQSRGRDRDRSEDRPRNRSRSRSRTYAYCWYHYKFGADATKCTQPCKFVPLVPPTNQEN, via the coding sequence atgactcCATCTACCACCGTGACTTCTACTACTTTCTCCCTTACCCCACCTATCACTAGCATATCGACTGCAACTTCTGGAACCACAGCAAGCACATCCGCAAGTGGTTTACCTCCGCTATTTTCGACTATGCCGTTCAATCGAGTTACGTTACCggattttttacattcaaaCCCTTCACTGTGGTTCACATTAGCGGATCGACAATTTCGTACCCATAAAGTTACCGACCCAGACGAAATTTTAGGAATCCTGTGTACTAAATTACCACCGGACGTTGTAGCTCGAGCCTGCGATATTTTACAATCGAATGAGAGTGCTGACAGTACCCTTGCCAAATTGAAAGCTCGCATCATATCGCTATACAATGTGtctgatgaagaaaaattagaCGAACTCCTAAAAAACGTTTCTTTAGGAACCAAAAAACCTTCAGTTCTGTTAACTGAAATGCGTTTGCTCGCAGGACAGTGCCCTAACGAAGATTTATTAAAAAGGCTATGGCTACGCCGATTACCACCACGTATGCAAGAACATCTCTCGATTCATAAAGTACCATTAGACAGCTTAGCAGTTATGGCAGACTCGTTACACGCTGTTATGCTACCTAGTATTGGTTCGATAGCCAGTCTTACTCCACAACCCGAACCTTCACCACAACCTAATGCTCCACCTCAACTCTCGTCATTCGAACAAATGCTcagtaaaaaaatcgaagaattgaCTGCCCAAGTCGCTGCTCTCACCGCGCACACCGCTCAAATTTCTGCCGTGACCATCCAAAATCAACGCCAGTCCAGAGGACGAGATCGTGATCGTTCTGAGGATAGGCCTAGAAATCGAAGTAGATCTCGCTCTCGTACTTACGCATACTGTTGGTATCACTACAAATTCGGTGCAGACGCCACCAAATGCACCCAGCCGTGCAAATTCGTTCCGCTGGTTCCACCAACTAATCAGGAAAACTAA
- the LOC135843899 gene encoding uncharacterized protein LOC135843899 — MRNANLPSQNARYGQEVRRPNFGNVTTTVPDLLRRRYWIQINRMSAGKVTNRFPTQHRITERNYLVFHELLAGLAEEEAPKFGLTLVFLSESGWWLRHRRDGTSRVNTMEKTSHLCCLLCKCWNARTTNEFYVMETCTFIVNN; from the exons ATGCGAAATGCGAATCTTCCCTCGCAAAATGCGCGATATGGTCAAGAAGTACGAAGGCCAAATTTTGGAAACGTTACCACCACCGTACCTGACCTACTC AGGCGTCGTTATTGGATCCAAATTAACCGAATGTCTGCTGGAAAAGTCACGAATCGTTTCCCAACGCAACACCGGATCACCGAAAGAAATTACCTCGTGTTTCACGAACTGTTGGCCGGATTAGCCGAGGAAGAAGCACCGAAATTTGGACTAACACTCGTATTTCTATCTGAATCAG GGTGGTGGCTGCGACATCGACGCGATGGTACGTCACGAGTAAATACGATGGAGAAGACTTCCCATCTTTGTTGTCTGCTGTGCAAGTGTTGGAATGCACGTACGACGAACGAG TTTTACGTTATGGAAACGTGTACTTTCATCGTGAacaattga